The segment GTGATTACATCAGAGCTATGAACAAAAATTTAACCTATAATGTTTTTAAGAAATTCGTAAAGCCAAATGAAGGTACGAATCAATTTATTCTAATTGCAGCTCTGTCTTCTTAACTAGATAATATTACTGAtagaataatattttactatgtACGAATGCTCTGTTTGTAAGAAAATTCTAACAAGGTCAGGGGGTCTTGTTAATCATTTTAGACTTCATACTAACGAAAAACCCTTTAAGTGTGTACATTGTTCTGTCTATTTTCGAACAAAGGATGCAAGACGTCGGCATGAAATTTCCCATTTAAAAGGTGAAGATAGGTACCAAATTTGTGAAAtatgtggaaaaaaatacagaagGGAATACCTAAGCACGCATAAGAAGGATCACACTGGTCACAATTGCACTATATGTGGGTGTCACTTTAGTACTGGAGGCATACTGAAAAAACATCGAAAAGAGCACTTAAAAACAACGGAGAATGCAATAATCGATATTAAGGTGCCTTCTGAGAAAGCAGAAGTTAAAGTACACGGTCAAATCAAAGTTTCGGTCGAACAAACTGACATTAATCAAGAAAATGAATGTGCATCAAGCAGAGATGAACCATGTGAAAGCTTGAATGACTGCAATATGGCAGAACCTGCAGCAAGCAGGAATGAACCATATGAAAGCATGAATGACTCTGTAGTTCAGTATAGCAAGAATTTTGTCAATCAGGCTACCACTAATGTAGCAGAACCACCAGCAGGCAGAGATCAAccacactaaagtttgaatgacTGCAATTTGGCAGAACCTGCAGCAAGCAGAAATGAACTATGTGAAAGCTTGAATGACGGAATATGGCAGAACATGCAGCAAGCAGAAATAAACCAAACAAAAGATTGAATGACTACAATGTAGCAGAACCTGCAGAAAGCACAAATGA is part of the Artemia franciscana chromosome 12, ASM3288406v1, whole genome shotgun sequence genome and harbors:
- the LOC136033448 gene encoding zinc finger protein 765-like; translation: MYECSVCKKILTRSGGLVNHFRLHTNEKPFKCVHCSVYFRTKDARRRHEISHLKGEDRYQICEICGKKYRREYLSTHKKDHTGHNCTICGCHFSTGGILKKHRKEHLKTTENAIIDIKVPSEKAEVKVHGQIKVSVEQTDINQENECASSRDEPCESLNDCNMAEPAASRNEPYESMNDSVVQYSKNFVNQATTNVAEPPAGRDQPH